A region of Massilia sp. KIM DNA encodes the following proteins:
- a CDS encoding TadE family protein produces the protein MQRQAGVAAVEVAMLAGLFFALLVGVLEAARLMYLYNSGQEATRRAAAAAALVSHRDAAGLARIRQDAVLRRSPGPLVFGEPVTDASVRIDYLALLRDAAGGLRMTPIPDAALPLCPRENRRVCMNNPNAPNCIRFVRARICAAGADCPSLRYRPLFELLPFTPALPHATTIAVAESLGSMPEGTPCL, from the coding sequence ATGCAGCGGCAGGCGGGCGTGGCGGCGGTGGAGGTCGCCATGCTGGCCGGCTTGTTCTTCGCGCTGCTGGTCGGCGTGCTGGAGGCGGCGCGCCTGATGTACCTCTATAACTCGGGCCAGGAGGCGACCCGGCGCGCGGCCGCGGCGGCGGCCCTGGTCAGCCACCGCGACGCGGCCGGGCTGGCGCGGATCCGGCAGGATGCGGTGCTGCGCCGTTCCCCGGGTCCGCTGGTGTTCGGCGAGCCGGTGACGGACGCCAGCGTGCGCATCGACTACCTGGCCCTGTTGCGCGACGCGGCAGGAGGACTGCGCATGACGCCGATTCCGGACGCCGCGCTGCCGCTGTGCCCACGCGAGAACCGGCGCGTTTGCATGAACAATCCGAACGCGCCGAACTGCATCCGATTCGTGCGGGCGAGGATCTGCGCGGCGGGCGCTGACTGTCCTTCCCTGCGTTATCGTCCACTATTCGAGCTGCTGCCCTTCACGCCCGCGTTGCCGCACGCGACAACGATCGCAGTAGCCGAATCGCTCGGCTCGATGCCGGAAGGCACACCCTGTCTTTAA
- a CDS encoding DUF3304 domain-containing protein, producing MKIPILSFLRSHPIASLLALGVFLGSYALIHKGPKDKDRMGVSVNRLQRLGPDYRIHEFYVSKGYYSNVGEGGGGGSHMCCVTIPKKWYPGAEADVRWQVHPITKPSNPAALESGEIEGRYGALVPVEAYREPGELVVHFFPNRRVRIVVSSFDHTADEHPIKWGNAQESLLATAGAPIKEIFTAEELAELDRENARDKAKMWSLTTKRPMSP from the coding sequence ATGAAAATTCCTATCCTCTCTTTTTTGCGATCGCATCCCATTGCGTCTTTACTGGCACTGGGGGTGTTTCTCGGCTCTTATGCGCTAATCCACAAGGGTCCCAAGGACAAGGACCGTATGGGCGTTTCCGTCAACCGGCTTCAGCGCTTGGGTCCCGATTATCGCATTCACGAGTTTTACGTCAGTAAAGGTTACTACAGTAATGTTGGGGAAGGCGGCGGCGGCGGTAGTCACATGTGTTGTGTCACGATCCCGAAAAAATGGTATCCGGGCGCAGAAGCAGATGTGCGATGGCAAGTGCACCCGATCACAAAACCGTCCAACCCAGCCGCACTAGAATCAGGGGAGATCGAGGGCAGATACGGTGCGCTGGTGCCAGTGGAGGCGTATCGGGAACCGGGTGAGCTTGTTGTCCACTTCTTCCCTAATCGTCGCGTGCGCATTGTTGTGAGTTCGTTTGATCATACTGCGGATGAGCACCCGATTAAATGGGGGAATGCTCAAGAGAGCTTGTTAGCGACTGCGGGAGCGCCGATCAAGGAAATCTTCACCGCGGAAGAACTCGCGGAGCTTGATCGCGAAAATGCCCGCGACAAAGCAAAAATGTGGAGTCTGACGACGAAACGGCCGATGTCACCATAG
- the serS gene encoding serine--tRNA ligase: MIDIQLLRKDIDTVAARLATRKFQLDVAGFAALEAERKAIQTRTEELQGKRNSLSKQIGMLKGKGEDTTAVMAEVAGLGDELKANEQALGEVQAKMARFMEAVPNLPHESTPQGQDESGNVEVRKVGTPPSFDFEVKDHVDIGEKLGLDFDTATKLTGSRFSLMKGGVARLHRALAQFMLDTHTAKHGYTECYTPYLVNADSLRGTGQLPKFEADLFSVKKGGAEGEGENFYLIPTSEVSLTNIVRDEIVAADELPIKLTAHTPCFRSEAGSYGRDTRGMIRQHQFDKVEMVQIVHPEHSYAALEEMVGQAEFILTSLGLPYRVMALCTGDMGFSAAKTYDLEVWLPAQNTYREISSLSNCEAFQARRMQARFRNAQGKPELLHTLNGSGLAVGRTLVAVLENYQQADGSVVIPEVLRSYMGGLERLTPAA, encoded by the coding sequence ATGATAGACATCCAACTTCTTCGCAAAGACATCGACACCGTCGCCGCGCGCCTGGCGACGCGCAAGTTCCAGCTCGACGTGGCCGGCTTCGCCGCCCTGGAAGCGGAGCGCAAGGCGATCCAGACGCGCACCGAGGAACTGCAGGGCAAGCGCAACTCGCTGTCCAAGCAGATCGGTATGCTCAAGGGCAAAGGCGAAGACACCACGGCCGTGATGGCCGAAGTGGCCGGGCTGGGCGACGAGCTCAAGGCCAACGAACAGGCCCTGGGCGAGGTGCAGGCCAAGATGGCGCGCTTCATGGAGGCCGTGCCGAACCTGCCGCACGAAAGCACCCCGCAAGGCCAGGACGAATCCGGCAACGTCGAGGTGCGCAAGGTCGGCACTCCGCCCAGCTTCGACTTCGAGGTCAAGGACCACGTCGACATCGGCGAAAAGCTGGGCCTCGATTTCGACACCGCGACCAAGCTGACCGGTTCGCGCTTCTCGCTCATGAAGGGCGGGGTGGCGCGCCTGCACCGCGCGCTGGCGCAGTTCATGCTGGACACCCACACGGCCAAGCACGGCTACACCGAATGCTACACCCCTTACCTGGTGAACGCGGATTCGCTGCGCGGCACCGGCCAGCTGCCGAAGTTCGAAGCCGACCTGTTCTCGGTGAAGAAGGGCGGCGCGGAAGGCGAGGGCGAGAACTTCTACCTGATCCCGACCTCGGAAGTCTCGCTGACCAACATCGTGCGCGACGAGATCGTGGCGGCCGATGAGCTGCCGATCAAGCTGACCGCCCACACCCCGTGCTTCCGTTCGGAGGCTGGCAGCTACGGCCGCGACACCCGCGGCATGATCCGCCAGCACCAGTTCGACAAGGTCGAGATGGTCCAGATCGTGCACCCGGAGCATTCGTACGCTGCGCTGGAAGAGATGGTCGGCCAGGCCGAATTCATCCTGACCTCGCTCGGCCTGCCTTACCGCGTGATGGCGCTGTGCACCGGCGACATGGGCTTCTCGGCCGCCAAGACCTACGACCTCGAAGTCTGGCTGCCGGCGCAGAACACCTACCGCGAGATCTCGTCGCTGTCGAACTGCGAAGCCTTCCAGGCGCGCCGCATGCAGGCCCGCTTCCGCAATGCCCAGGGCAAGCCGGAACTGCTGCACACCCTGAACGGCTCGGGCCTGGCCGTGGGCCGCACCCTGGTGGCCGTGCTGGAGAACTACCAGCAGGCCGACGGCAGCGTGGTGATCCCGGAAGTGCTGCGTTCCTACATGGGCGGGCTGGAGCGTCTGACGCCGGCTGCCTGA
- a CDS encoding replication-associated recombination protein A, whose translation MDDLFKTEPAPPLAEALRPRTIDEVIGQSHLLGPGKPLNLVFKSGKPHSMILWGPPGVGKTTLARLTAYAFDCEFIALSAVLSGVKDIRAAIEQAEHYLQQGKHTILFIDEIHRFNKSQQDALLPFVESGLVTLIGATTENPSFEVNSALLSRSQVYVLKALTDAEMRQLLERARERVLQHLSFDEVAVDTLVGYADGDARRFLNLLEQTKTSADTAGVTRITAEFVENALTLNARRFDKGGDNFYDQISALHKSVRGSHPDAALYWLCRMLDGGADPKYLARRIIRMAWEDIGIADPRAIQLCNDAAETYERLGSPEGELALGQAVIYLAIAAKSNAGYNAFNRAMAFVKKDKSREVPVHLRNAPTKLMKELGYGHEYRYAHDEPHAYAAGETYLPDGMAEPGWYEPVPRGIEAKIAEKLAWLRSLDEDARSGGEGR comes from the coding sequence GTGGATGACCTGTTCAAGACCGAGCCGGCGCCGCCGCTGGCCGAAGCCCTGCGTCCGCGCACCATCGACGAAGTCATCGGCCAGAGCCACCTGCTGGGCCCGGGCAAGCCGCTGAACCTGGTGTTCAAGTCGGGCAAGCCGCATTCCATGATCCTGTGGGGCCCGCCCGGCGTCGGCAAGACCACGCTGGCGCGCCTGACCGCCTATGCCTTCGACTGCGAGTTCATCGCGCTCTCGGCCGTGCTCTCGGGCGTGAAGGACATCCGTGCCGCCATCGAGCAGGCCGAGCACTACCTGCAACAGGGCAAGCACACCATCCTTTTCATCGACGAGATCCACCGCTTCAACAAGTCGCAGCAGGACGCCTTGCTGCCCTTCGTGGAATCGGGTTTGGTCACCCTGATCGGCGCCACCACCGAGAACCCGTCCTTCGAAGTGAATTCGGCGCTGCTGTCGCGCTCACAGGTATATGTATTGAAGGCGCTCACCGACGCCGAGATGCGCCAGCTGCTCGAGCGCGCCCGCGAGCGCGTGCTGCAGCACCTGAGCTTCGACGAGGTGGCGGTCGACACCCTGGTCGGCTACGCCGACGGCGACGCGCGCCGCTTCCTCAACCTGCTGGAGCAGACCAAGACCTCGGCCGACACCGCGGGCGTCACCCGCATCACGGCGGAGTTCGTCGAGAACGCGCTGACCCTCAACGCGCGCCGCTTCGACAAGGGCGGCGACAATTTCTACGACCAGATCTCGGCCCTGCACAAGTCGGTGCGCGGTTCGCATCCGGACGCGGCCCTGTACTGGCTGTGCCGCATGCTGGACGGCGGCGCCGATCCCAAGTACCTGGCGCGGCGCATCATCCGCATGGCCTGGGAAGACATCGGCATCGCCGATCCGCGCGCGATCCAGCTCTGCAACGACGCCGCCGAAACCTACGAGCGCCTGGGCTCGCCGGAAGGCGAACTGGCGCTGGGCCAGGCGGTGATCTATCTCGCCATCGCGGCCAAGAGCAATGCCGGCTACAACGCCTTCAACCGCGCCATGGCCTTCGTCAAGAAGGACAAGTCGCGCGAGGTCCCGGTCCACTTGCGCAATGCGCCGACCAAGCTCATGAAGGAGCTCGGCTACGGCCACGAGTACCGCTACGCGCACGACGAGCCGCATGCCTATGCGGCGGGCGAAACCTACCTCCCGGACGGGATGGCGGAGCCCGGTTGGTACGAGCCGGTGCCGCGCGGGATCGAGGCCAAGATCGCCGAGAAACTGGCCTGGCTGCGCAGCCTGGACGAGGACGCGCGCTCGGGCGGCGAGGGGCGCTGA
- the lolA gene encoding outer membrane lipoprotein chaperone LolA, whose amino-acid sequence MKFTTGGKAALIAALSAALSLSGPAQAAALDQFQTFVASTKSARGEFTQQQVGKTKNGKAAPVSSGTFVFARPGKFIWTYQKPYEQLLQADGEQLYIYDKDLNQVTVRKLGNALGSSPAAILFGSNNLEQNFTLSEAGERDGLEWLNAVPKAKDTSFEQIGIGLKGGVPVAMELKDNFGQTSVLRFTSFQRNPQLAAQQFKFETPKGADVVNQ is encoded by the coding sequence ATGAAATTCACGACCGGCGGCAAGGCCGCCCTGATCGCCGCGCTCAGTGCCGCACTGAGCCTGTCCGGCCCCGCCCAGGCGGCCGCCCTGGACCAGTTCCAGACCTTTGTCGCCAGCACCAAGTCGGCGCGCGGCGAGTTCACCCAGCAGCAGGTGGGCAAGACCAAGAACGGCAAGGCCGCGCCGGTCTCGAGCGGCACTTTCGTGTTCGCCCGTCCCGGCAAGTTCATCTGGACTTACCAAAAGCCCTATGAGCAATTGCTGCAGGCCGATGGCGAACAGCTCTACATCTACGACAAGGACCTGAACCAGGTCACGGTGCGCAAGCTGGGCAACGCCCTCGGTTCCTCGCCGGCCGCGATCCTGTTCGGCAGCAATAACCTGGAGCAGAACTTCACGCTCTCGGAAGCCGGCGAGCGCGACGGCCTGGAGTGGCTCAATGCCGTGCCCAAGGCCAAGGACACCAGCTTCGAGCAGATCGGCATCGGCCTGAAGGGCGGGGTGCCGGTGGCGATGGAACTGAAGGATAACTTCGGCCAGACCTCGGTGCTGCGCTTCACCAGTTTCCAGCGCAACCCCCAGCTCGCGGCCCAACAGTTCAAGTTCGAGACGCCCAAGGGCGCCGACGTGGTCAACCAGTAA
- a CDS encoding DNA translocase FtsK, with product MSKNSSASTSGYTRTQASARQPLPGRLSRLLSEARWIAGAVAFLYFVLILLSYNKADPGWSHANVVPKIANLGGRAGAWLSDLLLFIFGFSAWWWGVIFLRQVWRGWRRLTDKLGPAPEPEHHGEMYVRWIGFALMFAGSVGLEYLRMWSWDVSLPRAPGGVLGQLIGHGAHVTFGFTGATLLLLLLFGLGFSLFFQVSWLAVAERIGEMVENAIDWFRLRYEDHEDRKQGEAAAVKREEVVDHERTKFTEKHANAPIAVVKAEPSLELPSAPRAPAAAAHEPMLAPPSPMAAAAPSIKIEPQMVSVPKSERAQKEMQTPLFHELASENGLPPLALLDEAPPAQETVAVETLEFTSRLIEKKLSDFGVEAKVVAAYPGPVVTRYEIEPATGVKGSQIVNLARDLARSLSLTSIRVVETIPGKNYMALELPNPKRQIVRLTEILGSKVYGDSASSLTVALGKDIAGKPVVADLAKMPHLLVAGTTGSGKSVGINATILSLLYKADPQDVRLILIDPKMLEMSVYEGIPHLLAPVVTDMRQAGHALNWAVNEMERRYKLMSKLGVRNLAGYNNKILEAAKREEHIPNPFSITPDSPEPLEKLPTIVIIIDELADLMMVVGKKVEELIARIAQKARAAGIHLILATQRPSVDVITGLIKANIPTRIAFQVSSKIDSRTILDQMGAETLLGMGDMLYMPPGTGLPIRVHGAFVSDDEVHRVVKHLQSLGEPNYIEGILEGGTLEEGGAADGVAAGEGGGESDAMYDQAVQVVLKHRRASISLVQRHLRIGYNRAARLLEQMEQSGVVSAMQSNGNRDILVPAASAE from the coding sequence ATGAGCAAGAATTCATCCGCCAGCACTTCAGGTTACACCCGTACCCAGGCCAGCGCGCGCCAGCCGCTCCCGGGCCGCCTTTCGCGCCTGCTCTCCGAAGCGCGCTGGATCGCGGGCGCGGTCGCCTTCCTGTATTTCGTGCTTATTTTATTAAGTTACAACAAGGCCGACCCGGGCTGGTCGCACGCCAACGTCGTGCCCAAGATCGCCAACCTGGGCGGGCGCGCCGGCGCCTGGCTGTCCGACCTGTTGTTGTTCATCTTCGGTTTCTCCGCCTGGTGGTGGGGCGTGATCTTCCTGCGCCAGGTCTGGCGCGGCTGGCGACGCCTGACCGACAAGCTCGGCCCCGCCCCGGAACCGGAACACCACGGCGAGATGTACGTGCGCTGGATCGGTTTCGCCCTCATGTTCGCCGGCAGCGTCGGCCTGGAATACCTGCGCATGTGGTCCTGGGACGTGTCCCTGCCACGCGCCCCGGGCGGGGTGCTGGGCCAGCTGATAGGCCACGGCGCCCACGTCACCTTCGGCTTCACCGGCGCGACCCTGCTGCTCCTGCTGCTGTTCGGCCTGGGCTTTTCCCTGTTCTTCCAGGTGTCCTGGCTGGCCGTGGCCGAGCGCATCGGCGAGATGGTCGAGAACGCCATCGACTGGTTCCGCCTGCGCTACGAAGACCACGAAGACCGCAAGCAGGGCGAAGCGGCGGCGGTGAAGCGCGAGGAAGTGGTCGACCACGAGCGCACCAAGTTCACCGAGAAGCACGCCAACGCCCCGATCGCCGTGGTGAAGGCCGAGCCCAGCCTGGAGCTGCCGTCCGCGCCGCGCGCGCCGGCCGCCGCCGCGCACGAACCCATGCTGGCGCCGCCGAGCCCGATGGCCGCCGCCGCACCTAGCATCAAGATCGAGCCGCAGATGGTGAGCGTGCCCAAGTCCGAGCGCGCCCAGAAGGAGATGCAGACGCCGCTGTTCCACGAGCTGGCCTCGGAGAACGGCCTGCCGCCGCTGGCCCTGCTGGACGAGGCGCCGCCGGCCCAGGAAACCGTGGCGGTGGAAACCCTCGAATTCACCAGCCGCCTGATCGAGAAGAAGCTGTCCGACTTCGGCGTCGAAGCCAAGGTCGTGGCCGCCTATCCGGGCCCGGTGGTCACCCGCTACGAGATCGAGCCGGCCACCGGCGTCAAGGGCAGCCAGATCGTCAACCTGGCGCGCGACCTGGCGCGTTCGCTGTCCCTGACCTCGATCCGCGTGGTCGAGACCATCCCGGGCAAGAACTACATGGCGCTCGAGCTGCCGAACCCGAAGCGCCAGATCGTGCGCCTGACCGAGATCCTCGGTTCCAAGGTCTATGGGGATTCGGCTTCCAGCCTGACCGTGGCCCTGGGCAAGGACATCGCCGGCAAGCCGGTGGTGGCCGACCTGGCCAAGATGCCCCACCTGCTGGTGGCGGGCACCACCGGTTCGGGTAAGTCGGTGGGCATCAACGCGACCATCCTGTCGCTGCTGTACAAGGCCGACCCGCAGGACGTGCGCCTGATCCTGATCGACCCCAAGATGCTGGAGATGTCGGTCTACGAAGGCATCCCGCACCTGCTGGCGCCGGTCGTGACCGACATGCGCCAGGCCGGCCACGCCCTGAACTGGGCGGTGAACGAGATGGAGCGCCGCTACAAGCTGATGTCCAAGCTGGGCGTGCGCAACCTGGCCGGCTACAACAACAAGATCCTGGAGGCGGCCAAGCGCGAGGAGCACATCCCGAACCCGTTCTCGATCACCCCGGATTCGCCCGAGCCGCTGGAGAAGCTGCCGACCATCGTCATCATCATCGACGAACTGGCCGACCTGATGATGGTGGTCGGGAAGAAGGTGGAAGAGCTGATCGCCCGTATCGCCCAGAAGGCGCGCGCGGCCGGCATCCACCTGATCCTGGCGACCCAGCGTCCTTCGGTGGACGTGATCACCGGCCTGATCAAGGCCAACATCCCGACCCGGATCGCCTTCCAGGTCTCGTCCAAGATCGACTCGCGCACCATTCTCGACCAGATGGGCGCCGAGACCCTGCTGGGCATGGGCGACATGCTCTACATGCCGCCCGGGACCGGCCTGCCGATCCGGGTGCACGGCGCCTTCGTGTCGGACGACGAAGTGCATCGAGTTGTAAAACATCTTCAGTCGCTGGGCGAACCGAACTACATTGAGGGCATCCTCGAAGGCGGCACGCTGGAAGAAGGCGGGGCGGCCGACGGGGTGGCGGCAGGCGAGGGCGGCGGCGAGTCGGACGCGATGTACGACCAGGCCGTGCAGGTGGTGCTCAAGCACCGCCGGGCCTCGATCTCGCTGGTGCAGCGCCACCTGCGCATCGGCTATAACCGCGCCGCGCGCCTGCTGGAACAGATGGAGCAGAGCGGCGTCGTCTCCGCGATGCAATCGAACGGCAACCGCGACATCCTGGTCCCGGCTGCGAGCGCTGAATAA
- the trxB gene encoding thioredoxin-disulfide reductase: MSTTKHAKVLILGSGPAGYSAAVYAARANLKPMLVTGVEQGGQLMTTTDVENWPGDPLGVQGPELMQRLLQHAERFNTEIVFDHIHTTYLNEKPIRLVGDAHEYTCDALIIATGASAQYLGLPSEQAFMGKGVSACATCDGFFYRNQEVAVIGGGNTAVEEALYLSNIASKVTLIHRRDKFRAEPILVDRLMHKVAEGKVVLETNHTLDEVLGDEGGVTSLRIKSTVDGETKVLNVHGLFVAIGHKPNTGIFEGQLEMHNGYIKTRSGTEGMATATSVPGVFAAGDVQDHVYRQAITSSGTGCMAALDAQRYLEALES; the protein is encoded by the coding sequence ATGTCTACTACGAAACACGCCAAAGTCCTGATTCTCGGTTCCGGTCCCGCCGGCTACAGCGCCGCTGTGTACGCCGCCCGCGCGAACCTGAAGCCGATGCTGGTGACCGGCGTCGAGCAAGGCGGCCAGCTGATGACGACCACCGACGTGGAAAACTGGCCGGGCGACCCGCTGGGCGTGCAGGGCCCGGAGCTGATGCAACGCCTGCTGCAGCACGCCGAGCGCTTCAACACCGAGATCGTGTTCGACCACATCCACACCACCTACCTGAACGAGAAGCCGATCCGCCTGGTGGGCGACGCCCACGAGTACACCTGCGACGCCCTGATCATCGCCACCGGCGCCTCGGCCCAGTACCTGGGCCTGCCCTCGGAACAGGCTTTCATGGGCAAGGGCGTGTCGGCCTGCGCCACCTGCGACGGCTTCTTCTACCGTAACCAGGAAGTGGCGGTCATCGGCGGCGGCAACACCGCGGTCGAGGAAGCCCTCTACCTGTCGAACATCGCGTCCAAGGTGACCCTGATCCACCGCCGCGACAAATTCCGCGCCGAACCGATCCTGGTGGACCGCCTGATGCACAAGGTCGCCGAAGGCAAGGTAGTGTTGGAAACTAACCACACCCTGGACGAAGTCCTGGGCGACGAAGGCGGCGTGACCTCGCTGCGCATCAAGTCGACCGTCGACGGCGAGACCAAGGTGCTGAACGTGCACGGCCTGTTCGTGGCGATTGGCCACAAGCCGAACACCGGCATCTTCGAGGGCCAGCTCGAGATGCATAACGGCTACATCAAGACCCGTTCGGGCACCGAAGGCATGGCCACCGCCACCAGCGTGCCGGGCGTGTTCGCCGCCGGCGACGTGCAGGACCACGTCTACCGCCAGGCGATCACCAGCTCGGGCACCGGCTGCATGGCGGCGCTCGACGCCCAGCGCTACCTGGAGGCGCTGGAGTCCTGA
- a CDS encoding Smr/MutS family protein, with translation MAGMKDFAELKALRDKLKEDERVRAIEKAEREKQERIARERAVEFRGAMKDVVKLPESNRYVHRPVYVAPNKPAAPARPLTPEEETAAVLRESLSDQFDVEGLLDEDPSLSYARDGVGPDVVRKLRKRHWPVQDELDLHGLNRDQARDALTDFLHRANRRGVRCVRIIHGVGYGSPKGQPVLRSIVHSWLVQKNEVIAFCVAGRADGGNGALIVLLRAALLDY, from the coding sequence ATGGCGGGCATGAAAGACTTTGCTGAGCTGAAGGCCTTGCGCGACAAGCTCAAGGAAGACGAGCGGGTGCGCGCCATCGAGAAGGCCGAGCGCGAGAAGCAGGAGCGGATCGCGCGCGAACGCGCCGTGGAATTCCGCGGCGCGATGAAGGACGTCGTCAAGCTGCCCGAGTCGAACCGCTACGTGCACCGCCCGGTGTACGTGGCCCCCAACAAGCCCGCCGCGCCGGCCAGGCCGCTCACCCCCGAGGAAGAAACCGCCGCGGTGCTGCGCGAATCCCTGTCCGACCAATTCGACGTCGAAGGCCTGCTGGACGAGGACCCGAGCCTGAGCTACGCCCGCGATGGTGTCGGCCCGGACGTGGTGCGCAAGCTGCGCAAGCGCCACTGGCCGGTCCAGGACGAACTCGACCTGCACGGCCTGAACCGCGACCAGGCGCGCGACGCCCTCACCGATTTCCTGCACCGGGCCAACCGGCGCGGGGTGCGCTGCGTGCGCATCATCCATGGCGTCGGCTATGGCTCGCCCAAGGGCCAGCCGGTGCTGCGCAGCATCGTCCACAGCTGGCTGGTGCAGAAGAACGAGGTGATCGCCTTCTGCGTCGCCGGACGCGCCGACGGCGGCAATGGCGCCCTGATCGTGCTGCTGCGCGCCGCCCTGCTCGATTATTGA
- a CDS encoding ATP-binding protein — MEHGRQVDLLSCADEPIHLPGSIQPHGALLFFRADGALEGWSANAPARLGFEPRLGQAFDSLPLPDAALGLIALGLEALEDTDTTPAVTALTINEADYDCVVHGAFGRVIAEFEARETPAEEVVLFAVKAHGSIDRLRRQKTIDGLLQAAVRQVREFTGFDRVMAYRFRPDDSGDVVAEARREDLTPYLGQRYPASDIPAQARRLYVLNTLRMIADVDYNAVPLLGEPGAAPLDMSHAVLRSVSPVHVEYLKNMGVGASMSVSIVINGRLWGLIACHHMSRKLVPYAIRMAADVLAQVIASTIHSIEAREDAALVEQAAAMRTSLVEALLLDEDPLETLGQHAAKLMATSNAQALVASLDGRVVAHGELPPGLADAIVATLPEGRHDLVTRECAGDWPQDVREQLGKWVGMLALPYDPAANGWCVLLRVEQIEQVAWGGRPEKAVQVGPLGERLTPRGSFDAWYETVRGCAHPWEPTVLSNARLTQAELVRATSARRAQLDATRAQLLAMLGHDLRDPLHSINMAGMVLERGNNQQGIGKRIQSSTNRMQRMIGQVLDMSRIDRGLGLGVAPEPVELSELVKDLLDEARMAYPSIDFELVCDQQAVVDADRGRIGQVLSNLLSNARHHGEPGHPIRVCLSRAEGKAVIEVSNQGVPIADEILATLFNPFKRASLNNARNRSGLGLGLYIAQQIVREHRGEIVYRHEHGRVVFAVQLPLAAA, encoded by the coding sequence ATGGAACATGGCCGTCAGGTGGACCTCCTTTCCTGCGCCGACGAACCGATCCACCTGCCGGGTTCGATCCAGCCCCACGGCGCCCTGCTCTTTTTTCGCGCCGACGGCGCCCTCGAGGGCTGGAGCGCCAACGCCCCCGCCCGCCTCGGCTTCGAGCCGCGCCTCGGCCAGGCGTTCGACTCCCTGCCCCTGCCCGACGCCGCCCTCGGCCTGATCGCCCTCGGCCTGGAGGCGCTCGAGGACACCGACACCACCCCGGCCGTCACCGCCCTCACCATCAACGAGGCCGACTACGACTGCGTGGTGCATGGCGCCTTCGGCCGCGTGATCGCCGAATTCGAGGCGCGCGAGACGCCGGCCGAGGAAGTCGTGCTGTTCGCCGTCAAGGCGCACGGCTCGATCGACCGCCTGCGCCGCCAGAAGACCATCGACGGCCTGCTGCAGGCGGCGGTGCGGCAGGTGCGCGAGTTCACCGGCTTCGACCGCGTGATGGCCTACCGCTTCCGCCCCGACGACAGCGGCGACGTGGTGGCCGAGGCGCGCCGCGAGGACCTCACGCCCTATCTCGGGCAGCGCTATCCGGCGTCCGACATCCCGGCCCAGGCGCGCCGCCTGTACGTGCTGAACACCCTTCGCATGATCGCCGACGTCGACTACAACGCCGTGCCCCTGCTGGGCGAGCCGGGCGCCGCGCCGCTGGACATGAGCCACGCCGTGCTGCGCAGCGTGTCGCCCGTCCACGTCGAATACCTCAAGAACATGGGCGTGGGCGCCTCGATGAGCGTGTCGATCGTGATCAACGGCCGCCTGTGGGGCCTGATCGCCTGCCACCACATGTCACGCAAGCTGGTGCCCTACGCGATCCGGATGGCGGCCGACGTGCTGGCCCAGGTGATCGCCTCCACCATCCACAGCATCGAGGCGCGCGAGGACGCCGCCCTGGTCGAGCAGGCCGCCGCCATGCGCACCAGCCTGGTCGAGGCCCTGCTGCTCGATGAAGACCCGCTCGAGACGCTCGGCCAGCACGCCGCGAAGCTGATGGCGACCTCCAACGCCCAGGCCCTGGTAGCCTCGCTCGACGGCCGGGTGGTGGCACACGGCGAGCTGCCGCCCGGCCTGGCCGATGCCATCGTCGCTACCTTGCCGGAGGGCCGGCACGACCTGGTGACGCGCGAATGCGCGGGCGACTGGCCCCAGGACGTCCGCGAACAACTGGGCAAGTGGGTGGGCATGCTGGCCCTGCCCTACGATCCGGCCGCCAACGGCTGGTGCGTGCTGCTGCGGGTCGAGCAGATCGAACAGGTGGCCTGGGGCGGCCGGCCGGAAAAGGCGGTGCAGGTCGGCCCGCTGGGCGAGCGCCTGACGCCGCGCGGCTCCTTCGACGCCTGGTACGAGACGGTGCGCGGCTGCGCCCACCCCTGGGAGCCGACCGTGCTCTCGAACGCGCGCCTGACCCAGGCCGAGCTGGTGCGCGCCACCAGCGCCCGCCGCGCCCAGCTCGACGCCACCCGCGCCCAGTTGCTGGCCATGCTCGGCCACGACCTGCGCGACCCGCTTCACTCGATCAACATGGCCGGCATGGTGCTCGAACGCGGCAACAACCAGCAGGGCATCGGCAAGCGCATCCAATCCTCCACCAACCGCATGCAGCGCATGATCGGCCAGGTGCTGGACATGAGCCGCATCGACCGCGGCCTGGGCCTGGGCGTGGCGCCCGAGCCGGTCGAGCTGTCCGAGCTGGTGAAGGACCTGCTGGACGAGGCGCGCATGGCCTATCCCAGCATCGACTTCGAACTGGTGTGCGACCAGCAGGCCGTGGTGGACGCCGACCGCGGCCGCATCGGCCAGGTGTTGTCCAACCTCTTGAGCAATGCGCGCCACCATGGCGAACCGGGCCACCCGATCCGGGTCTGCCTGTCGCGCGCCGAGGGCAAGGCGGTGATCGAGGTGTCGAACCAGGGCGTGCCGATCGCGGACGAGATCCTGGCGACCCTGTTCAATCCCTTCAAGCGCGCGTCGCTGAACAACGCGCGCAACCGCAGCGGCCTGGGCCTGGGACTGTACATCGCCCAGCAGATCGTGCGCGAGCACCGCGGCGAGATCGTCTACCGCCACGAGCACGGGAGGGTGGTGTTCGCGGTCCAGCTGCCGCTGGCCGCCGCCTGA